The following are encoded together in the Vigna angularis cultivar LongXiaoDou No.4 chromosome 9, ASM1680809v1, whole genome shotgun sequence genome:
- the LOC108319332 gene encoding polyadenylate-binding protein-interacting protein 3 isoform X3 yields the protein MNLEQIGQQPKSSNGYIRRKSEKEGATKSDYKIPSGKSNATSRLAGIVTDSKGVGYGSPSHDRLVYLTSCLIGQHVEVQVKNGSIYSGIFHATNTDKDYGIILRMACLTKDGSLQGQRSGFSKAPSKTLIIPSNDLVQVIAKDVSFFRDDQTSAPHYDMHHEIMVDSVISQSRHVETGRELQRWVPDEEDPECPELENIFDGPWNRGWDQFETNKMLFGVKSTFNEELYTTKLEKGPQTRELEKQALRIAREIEGEETQDLHLAEERGLYNNFDIDEETRFSSVYRGNIADDVGYDEDEDKLDSHSSERFDNIYGLVNKRPGEVSGQKGNNGAQTWPNFSSVDHSELPQSTTAMDLCRSGSNDHAKQLASELPAQSCSFSDGEIRIQENSASNLHGATDNTAEENWIQAEDVQLSKSQDLKSSLESKNKSSKEEGLSFNGPSCAPSTHILLKTPEETVSVGGTKSVISRGRQGSSTSTSGPGLSPSSSVGSLSSEKSTLNPYAKEFKLNPNAKSFMPSQAHARPRSPVSDGSFYYPATVSTVPNMPAMPMGIGVGTTFAGPQPVMYNPQVAQMPSQPYFHPNGPQYGQLLGHPRQVLYVPSFQPEMPYKGRDY from the exons ATGAATTTGGAACAAATTGGGCAGCAGCCTAAATCATCTAATGGTTACATCCGTCGGAAATCTGAGAAAGAAGGGGCAACTAAGTCTGATTATAAGATCCCCTCTGGAAAGTCAAATGCCACCAGCAGATTAGCGG GTATAGTGACTGACAGTAAAGGTGTCGGTTATGGGAGTCCTTCACATGATCGACTAGTATATTTAACATCATGCCTTATTGGGCAGCATGTGGAAGTCCAGGTGAAAAACGGATCTATATACTCTGGAATATTTCATGCAACAAATACTGACAAAGATTATG GAATCATTTTGAGAATGGCTTGTTTGACAAAGGATGGCTCCTTGCAAGGACAGAGATCTGGTTTCAGCAAAGCTCCTTCTAAGACTTTAATTATCCCTTCTAATGACCTTGTACAAGTTATAGCAAAG GATGTTTCTTTTTTCAGAGATGACCAAACTAGTGCACCTCACTATGACATGCATCATGAGATAATGGTTGATTCGGTAATATCTCAATCTCGTCATGTAGAGACGGGCAGAGAATTACAGCGATGGGTACCCGATGAAGAAGATCCAGAATGCCCTGAACTGGAAAATATCTTTGATGGCCCTTGGAATAG gGGATGGGATCAGtttgaaacaaacaaaatgttATTCGGTGTAAAAAGCACATTCAATGAGGAGTTATATACAACAAAGCTTGAAAAAGGACCCCAGACAAGAGAGTTGGAAAAGCAAGCTTTAAGAATTGCAAGAGAAATTGAGGGTGAGGAAACCCAAGATCTCCATCTAGCAGAG GAAAGAGGCCTTTACAATAACTTTGATATTGATGAAGAAACCAGATTTTCTTCCGTCTATAGGGGTAACATTGCTGATGATGTTGGATACGATGAAGATGAGGACAAGTTGGATTCACATAGTTCTGAAAGGTTTGATAATATTTATGGTTTAGTCAACAAGAGACCAGGCGAAGTAAGTGGTCAGAAAGGCAATAATGGAGCTCAAACATGGCCTAATTTCTCCTCTGTG GATCACTCGGAGTTACCCCAGTCAACTACTGCTATGGATTTGTGTCGTTCTGGTTCTAATGATCATGCTAAGCAGTTAGCTTCTGAACTCCCTGCCCAGAGTTGCTCATTTTCAGATGGTGAAATCAG GATTCAGGAGAACTCGGCTAGTAACCTACATGGAGCCACTGATAATACTGCGGAAGAAAATTGGATA CAAGCAGAGGATGTCCAACTGTCAAAATCTCAGG ATTTAAAGTCATCACTTGAGTCCAAGAACAAAAGTTCTAAGGAAGAGGGTTTATCTTTTAATGGGCCCTCCTGTGCTCCTTCTACTCATATTTTATTGAAGACTCCTGAAGAAACTGTGTCGGTTGGGGGAACAAAGTCTGTAATTTCACGTGGAAGACAAGGTAGTTCTACATCAACCTCTGGTCCGGGTCTATCACCAAGTTCTTCGGTTGGTTCCCTGTCTTCGGAAAAGTCAACTCTGAATCCCTATGCCAAG gAGTTCAAACTGAACCCCAATGCAAAGAGTTTTATGCCATCCCAAGCACATGCTAGGCCCCGCTCCCCGGTGTCTGATGGTTCCTTTTATTACCCAGCTACTGTATCTACCGTACCAAATATGCCAGCCATGCCTATGGGTATTGGA GTTGGAACTACTTTTGCTGGGCCACAACCTGTTATGTATAATCCACAAGTGGCACAAATGCCATCACAGCCATATTTTCATCCAAACGGACCACAG TATGGACAACTTCTGGGTCATCCTAGGCAAGTTTTATATGTGCCAAGCTTCCAACCT gaGATGCCGTATAAAGGACGGGATTATTGA
- the LOC108319332 gene encoding polyadenylate-binding protein-interacting protein 3 isoform X1, translating into MNLEQIGQQPKSSNGYIRRKSEKEGATKSDYKIPSGKSNATSRLAGTGIVTDSKGVGYGSPSHDRLVYLTSCLIGQHVEVQVKNGSIYSGIFHATNTDKDYGIILRMACLTKDGSLQGQRSGFSKAPSKTLIIPSNDLVQVIAKDVSFFRDDQTSAPHYDMHHEIMVDSVISQSRHVETGRELQRWVPDEEDPECPELENIFDGPWNRGWDQFETNKMLFGVKSTFNEELYTTKLEKGPQTRELEKQALRIAREIEGEETQDLHLAEERGLYNNFDIDEETRFSSVYRGNIADDVGYDEDEDKLDSHSSERFDNIYGLVNKRPGEVSGQKGNNGAQTWPNFSSVDHSELPQSTTAMDLCRSGSNDHAKQLASELPAQSCSFSDGEIRIQENSASNLHGATDNTAEENWIQAEDVQLSKSQDLKSSLESKNKSSKEEGLSFNGPSCAPSTHILLKTPEETVSVGGTKSVISRGRQGSSTSTSGPGLSPSSSVGSLSSEKSTLNPYAKEFKLNPNAKSFMPSQAHARPRSPVSDGSFYYPATVSTVPNMPAMPMGIGVGTTFAGPQPVMYNPQVAQMPSQPYFHPNGPQYGQLLGHPRQVLYVPSFQPEMPYKGRDY; encoded by the exons ATGAATTTGGAACAAATTGGGCAGCAGCCTAAATCATCTAATGGTTACATCCGTCGGAAATCTGAGAAAGAAGGGGCAACTAAGTCTGATTATAAGATCCCCTCTGGAAAGTCAAATGCCACCAGCAGATTAGCGGGTACAG GTATAGTGACTGACAGTAAAGGTGTCGGTTATGGGAGTCCTTCACATGATCGACTAGTATATTTAACATCATGCCTTATTGGGCAGCATGTGGAAGTCCAGGTGAAAAACGGATCTATATACTCTGGAATATTTCATGCAACAAATACTGACAAAGATTATG GAATCATTTTGAGAATGGCTTGTTTGACAAAGGATGGCTCCTTGCAAGGACAGAGATCTGGTTTCAGCAAAGCTCCTTCTAAGACTTTAATTATCCCTTCTAATGACCTTGTACAAGTTATAGCAAAG GATGTTTCTTTTTTCAGAGATGACCAAACTAGTGCACCTCACTATGACATGCATCATGAGATAATGGTTGATTCGGTAATATCTCAATCTCGTCATGTAGAGACGGGCAGAGAATTACAGCGATGGGTACCCGATGAAGAAGATCCAGAATGCCCTGAACTGGAAAATATCTTTGATGGCCCTTGGAATAG gGGATGGGATCAGtttgaaacaaacaaaatgttATTCGGTGTAAAAAGCACATTCAATGAGGAGTTATATACAACAAAGCTTGAAAAAGGACCCCAGACAAGAGAGTTGGAAAAGCAAGCTTTAAGAATTGCAAGAGAAATTGAGGGTGAGGAAACCCAAGATCTCCATCTAGCAGAG GAAAGAGGCCTTTACAATAACTTTGATATTGATGAAGAAACCAGATTTTCTTCCGTCTATAGGGGTAACATTGCTGATGATGTTGGATACGATGAAGATGAGGACAAGTTGGATTCACATAGTTCTGAAAGGTTTGATAATATTTATGGTTTAGTCAACAAGAGACCAGGCGAAGTAAGTGGTCAGAAAGGCAATAATGGAGCTCAAACATGGCCTAATTTCTCCTCTGTG GATCACTCGGAGTTACCCCAGTCAACTACTGCTATGGATTTGTGTCGTTCTGGTTCTAATGATCATGCTAAGCAGTTAGCTTCTGAACTCCCTGCCCAGAGTTGCTCATTTTCAGATGGTGAAATCAG GATTCAGGAGAACTCGGCTAGTAACCTACATGGAGCCACTGATAATACTGCGGAAGAAAATTGGATA CAAGCAGAGGATGTCCAACTGTCAAAATCTCAGG ATTTAAAGTCATCACTTGAGTCCAAGAACAAAAGTTCTAAGGAAGAGGGTTTATCTTTTAATGGGCCCTCCTGTGCTCCTTCTACTCATATTTTATTGAAGACTCCTGAAGAAACTGTGTCGGTTGGGGGAACAAAGTCTGTAATTTCACGTGGAAGACAAGGTAGTTCTACATCAACCTCTGGTCCGGGTCTATCACCAAGTTCTTCGGTTGGTTCCCTGTCTTCGGAAAAGTCAACTCTGAATCCCTATGCCAAG gAGTTCAAACTGAACCCCAATGCAAAGAGTTTTATGCCATCCCAAGCACATGCTAGGCCCCGCTCCCCGGTGTCTGATGGTTCCTTTTATTACCCAGCTACTGTATCTACCGTACCAAATATGCCAGCCATGCCTATGGGTATTGGA GTTGGAACTACTTTTGCTGGGCCACAACCTGTTATGTATAATCCACAAGTGGCACAAATGCCATCACAGCCATATTTTCATCCAAACGGACCACAG TATGGACAACTTCTGGGTCATCCTAGGCAAGTTTTATATGTGCCAAGCTTCCAACCT gaGATGCCGTATAAAGGACGGGATTATTGA
- the LOC108319332 gene encoding polyadenylate-binding protein-interacting protein 3 isoform X4 has translation MNLEQIGQQPKSSNGYIRRKSEKEGATKSDYKIPSGKSNATSRLAGTGIVTDSKGVGYGSPSHDRLVYLTSCLIGQHVEVQVKNGSIYSGIFHATNTDKDYGIILRMACLTKDGSLQGQRSGFSKAPSKTLIIPSNDLVQVIAKDVSFFRDDQTSAPHYDMHHEIMVDSVISQSRHVETGRELQRWVPDEEDPECPELENIFDGPWNRGWDQFETNKMLFGVKSTFNEELYTTKLEKGPQTRELEKQALRIAREIEGEETQDLHLAEERGLYNNFDIDEETRFSSVYRGNIADDVGYDEDEDKLDSHSSERFDNIYGLVNKRPGEVSGQKGNNGAQTWPNFSSVDHSELPQSTTAMDLCRSGSNDHAKQLASELPAQSCSFSDGEIRIQENSASNLHGATDNTAEENWIQAEDVQLSKSQDLKSSLESKNKSSKEEGLSFNGPSCAPSTHILLKTPEETVSVGGTKSVISRGRQGSSTSTSGPGLSPSSSVGSLSSEKSTLNPYAKEFKLNPNAKSFMPSQAHARPRSPVSDGSFYYPATVSTVPNMPAMPMGIGVGTTFAGPQPVMYNPQVAQMPSQPYFHPNGPQEMPYKGRDY, from the exons ATGAATTTGGAACAAATTGGGCAGCAGCCTAAATCATCTAATGGTTACATCCGTCGGAAATCTGAGAAAGAAGGGGCAACTAAGTCTGATTATAAGATCCCCTCTGGAAAGTCAAATGCCACCAGCAGATTAGCGGGTACAG GTATAGTGACTGACAGTAAAGGTGTCGGTTATGGGAGTCCTTCACATGATCGACTAGTATATTTAACATCATGCCTTATTGGGCAGCATGTGGAAGTCCAGGTGAAAAACGGATCTATATACTCTGGAATATTTCATGCAACAAATACTGACAAAGATTATG GAATCATTTTGAGAATGGCTTGTTTGACAAAGGATGGCTCCTTGCAAGGACAGAGATCTGGTTTCAGCAAAGCTCCTTCTAAGACTTTAATTATCCCTTCTAATGACCTTGTACAAGTTATAGCAAAG GATGTTTCTTTTTTCAGAGATGACCAAACTAGTGCACCTCACTATGACATGCATCATGAGATAATGGTTGATTCGGTAATATCTCAATCTCGTCATGTAGAGACGGGCAGAGAATTACAGCGATGGGTACCCGATGAAGAAGATCCAGAATGCCCTGAACTGGAAAATATCTTTGATGGCCCTTGGAATAG gGGATGGGATCAGtttgaaacaaacaaaatgttATTCGGTGTAAAAAGCACATTCAATGAGGAGTTATATACAACAAAGCTTGAAAAAGGACCCCAGACAAGAGAGTTGGAAAAGCAAGCTTTAAGAATTGCAAGAGAAATTGAGGGTGAGGAAACCCAAGATCTCCATCTAGCAGAG GAAAGAGGCCTTTACAATAACTTTGATATTGATGAAGAAACCAGATTTTCTTCCGTCTATAGGGGTAACATTGCTGATGATGTTGGATACGATGAAGATGAGGACAAGTTGGATTCACATAGTTCTGAAAGGTTTGATAATATTTATGGTTTAGTCAACAAGAGACCAGGCGAAGTAAGTGGTCAGAAAGGCAATAATGGAGCTCAAACATGGCCTAATTTCTCCTCTGTG GATCACTCGGAGTTACCCCAGTCAACTACTGCTATGGATTTGTGTCGTTCTGGTTCTAATGATCATGCTAAGCAGTTAGCTTCTGAACTCCCTGCCCAGAGTTGCTCATTTTCAGATGGTGAAATCAG GATTCAGGAGAACTCGGCTAGTAACCTACATGGAGCCACTGATAATACTGCGGAAGAAAATTGGATA CAAGCAGAGGATGTCCAACTGTCAAAATCTCAGG ATTTAAAGTCATCACTTGAGTCCAAGAACAAAAGTTCTAAGGAAGAGGGTTTATCTTTTAATGGGCCCTCCTGTGCTCCTTCTACTCATATTTTATTGAAGACTCCTGAAGAAACTGTGTCGGTTGGGGGAACAAAGTCTGTAATTTCACGTGGAAGACAAGGTAGTTCTACATCAACCTCTGGTCCGGGTCTATCACCAAGTTCTTCGGTTGGTTCCCTGTCTTCGGAAAAGTCAACTCTGAATCCCTATGCCAAG gAGTTCAAACTGAACCCCAATGCAAAGAGTTTTATGCCATCCCAAGCACATGCTAGGCCCCGCTCCCCGGTGTCTGATGGTTCCTTTTATTACCCAGCTACTGTATCTACCGTACCAAATATGCCAGCCATGCCTATGGGTATTGGA GTTGGAACTACTTTTGCTGGGCCACAACCTGTTATGTATAATCCACAAGTGGCACAAATGCCATCACAGCCATATTTTCATCCAAACGGACCACAG gaGATGCCGTATAAAGGACGGGATTATTGA
- the LOC108319332 gene encoding polyadenylate-binding protein-interacting protein 3 isoform X5 has translation MPYWAACGSPGIILRMACLTKDGSLQGQRSGFSKAPSKTLIIPSNDLVQVIAKDVSFFRDDQTSAPHYDMHHEIMVDSVISQSRHVETGRELQRWVPDEEDPECPELENIFDGPWNRGWDQFETNKMLFGVKSTFNEELYTTKLEKGPQTRELEKQALRIAREIEGEETQDLHLAEERGLYNNFDIDEETRFSSVYRGNIADDVGYDEDEDKLDSHSSERFDNIYGLVNKRPGEVSGQKGNNGAQTWPNFSSVDHSELPQSTTAMDLCRSGSNDHAKQLASELPAQSCSFSDGEIRIQENSASNLHGATDNTAEENWIQAEDVQLSKSQDLKSSLESKNKSSKEEGLSFNGPSCAPSTHILLKTPEETVSVGGTKSVISRGRQGSSTSTSGPGLSPSSSVGSLSSEKSTLNPYAKEFKLNPNAKSFMPSQAHARPRSPVSDGSFYYPATVSTVPNMPAMPMGIGVGTTFAGPQPVMYNPQVAQMPSQPYFHPNGPQYGQLLGHPRQVLYVPSFQPEMPYKGRDY, from the exons ATGCCTTATTGGGCAGCATGTGGAAGTCCAG GAATCATTTTGAGAATGGCTTGTTTGACAAAGGATGGCTCCTTGCAAGGACAGAGATCTGGTTTCAGCAAAGCTCCTTCTAAGACTTTAATTATCCCTTCTAATGACCTTGTACAAGTTATAGCAAAG GATGTTTCTTTTTTCAGAGATGACCAAACTAGTGCACCTCACTATGACATGCATCATGAGATAATGGTTGATTCGGTAATATCTCAATCTCGTCATGTAGAGACGGGCAGAGAATTACAGCGATGGGTACCCGATGAAGAAGATCCAGAATGCCCTGAACTGGAAAATATCTTTGATGGCCCTTGGAATAG gGGATGGGATCAGtttgaaacaaacaaaatgttATTCGGTGTAAAAAGCACATTCAATGAGGAGTTATATACAACAAAGCTTGAAAAAGGACCCCAGACAAGAGAGTTGGAAAAGCAAGCTTTAAGAATTGCAAGAGAAATTGAGGGTGAGGAAACCCAAGATCTCCATCTAGCAGAG GAAAGAGGCCTTTACAATAACTTTGATATTGATGAAGAAACCAGATTTTCTTCCGTCTATAGGGGTAACATTGCTGATGATGTTGGATACGATGAAGATGAGGACAAGTTGGATTCACATAGTTCTGAAAGGTTTGATAATATTTATGGTTTAGTCAACAAGAGACCAGGCGAAGTAAGTGGTCAGAAAGGCAATAATGGAGCTCAAACATGGCCTAATTTCTCCTCTGTG GATCACTCGGAGTTACCCCAGTCAACTACTGCTATGGATTTGTGTCGTTCTGGTTCTAATGATCATGCTAAGCAGTTAGCTTCTGAACTCCCTGCCCAGAGTTGCTCATTTTCAGATGGTGAAATCAG GATTCAGGAGAACTCGGCTAGTAACCTACATGGAGCCACTGATAATACTGCGGAAGAAAATTGGATA CAAGCAGAGGATGTCCAACTGTCAAAATCTCAGG ATTTAAAGTCATCACTTGAGTCCAAGAACAAAAGTTCTAAGGAAGAGGGTTTATCTTTTAATGGGCCCTCCTGTGCTCCTTCTACTCATATTTTATTGAAGACTCCTGAAGAAACTGTGTCGGTTGGGGGAACAAAGTCTGTAATTTCACGTGGAAGACAAGGTAGTTCTACATCAACCTCTGGTCCGGGTCTATCACCAAGTTCTTCGGTTGGTTCCCTGTCTTCGGAAAAGTCAACTCTGAATCCCTATGCCAAG gAGTTCAAACTGAACCCCAATGCAAAGAGTTTTATGCCATCCCAAGCACATGCTAGGCCCCGCTCCCCGGTGTCTGATGGTTCCTTTTATTACCCAGCTACTGTATCTACCGTACCAAATATGCCAGCCATGCCTATGGGTATTGGA GTTGGAACTACTTTTGCTGGGCCACAACCTGTTATGTATAATCCACAAGTGGCACAAATGCCATCACAGCCATATTTTCATCCAAACGGACCACAG TATGGACAACTTCTGGGTCATCCTAGGCAAGTTTTATATGTGCCAAGCTTCCAACCT gaGATGCCGTATAAAGGACGGGATTATTGA
- the LOC108319332 gene encoding polyadenylate-binding protein-interacting protein 3 isoform X2, giving the protein MNLEQIGQQPKSSNGYIRRKSEKEGATKSDYKIPSGKSNATSRLAGTGIVTDSKGVGYGSPSHDRLVYLTSCLIGQHVEVQVKNGSIYSGIFHATNTDKDYGIILRMACLTKDGSLQGQRSGFSKAPSKTLIIPSNDLVQVIAKDVSFFRDDQTSAPHYDMHHEIMVDSVISQSRHVETGRELQRWVPDEEDPECPELENIFDGPWNRGWDQFETNKMLFGVKSTFNEELYTTKLEKGPQTRELEKQALRIAREIEGEETQDLHLAEERGLYNNFDIDEETRFSSVYRGNIADDVGYDEDEDKLDSHSSERFDNIYGLVNKRPGEVSGQKGNNGAQTWPNFSSVDHSELPQSTTAMDLCRSGSNDHAKQLASELPAQSCSFSDGEIRIQENSASNLHGATDNTAEENWIQAEDVQLSKSQDLKSSLESKNKSSKEEGLSFNGPSCAPSTHILLKTPEETVSVGGTKSVISRGRQGSSTSTSGPGLSPSSSVGSLSSEKSTLNPYAKEFKLNPNAKSFMPSQAHARPRSPVSDGSFYYPATVSTVPNMPAMPMGIGVGTTFAGPQPVMYNPQVAQMPSQPYFHPNGPQYGQLLGHPRQVLYVPSFQPVRTRMFCS; this is encoded by the exons ATGAATTTGGAACAAATTGGGCAGCAGCCTAAATCATCTAATGGTTACATCCGTCGGAAATCTGAGAAAGAAGGGGCAACTAAGTCTGATTATAAGATCCCCTCTGGAAAGTCAAATGCCACCAGCAGATTAGCGGGTACAG GTATAGTGACTGACAGTAAAGGTGTCGGTTATGGGAGTCCTTCACATGATCGACTAGTATATTTAACATCATGCCTTATTGGGCAGCATGTGGAAGTCCAGGTGAAAAACGGATCTATATACTCTGGAATATTTCATGCAACAAATACTGACAAAGATTATG GAATCATTTTGAGAATGGCTTGTTTGACAAAGGATGGCTCCTTGCAAGGACAGAGATCTGGTTTCAGCAAAGCTCCTTCTAAGACTTTAATTATCCCTTCTAATGACCTTGTACAAGTTATAGCAAAG GATGTTTCTTTTTTCAGAGATGACCAAACTAGTGCACCTCACTATGACATGCATCATGAGATAATGGTTGATTCGGTAATATCTCAATCTCGTCATGTAGAGACGGGCAGAGAATTACAGCGATGGGTACCCGATGAAGAAGATCCAGAATGCCCTGAACTGGAAAATATCTTTGATGGCCCTTGGAATAG gGGATGGGATCAGtttgaaacaaacaaaatgttATTCGGTGTAAAAAGCACATTCAATGAGGAGTTATATACAACAAAGCTTGAAAAAGGACCCCAGACAAGAGAGTTGGAAAAGCAAGCTTTAAGAATTGCAAGAGAAATTGAGGGTGAGGAAACCCAAGATCTCCATCTAGCAGAG GAAAGAGGCCTTTACAATAACTTTGATATTGATGAAGAAACCAGATTTTCTTCCGTCTATAGGGGTAACATTGCTGATGATGTTGGATACGATGAAGATGAGGACAAGTTGGATTCACATAGTTCTGAAAGGTTTGATAATATTTATGGTTTAGTCAACAAGAGACCAGGCGAAGTAAGTGGTCAGAAAGGCAATAATGGAGCTCAAACATGGCCTAATTTCTCCTCTGTG GATCACTCGGAGTTACCCCAGTCAACTACTGCTATGGATTTGTGTCGTTCTGGTTCTAATGATCATGCTAAGCAGTTAGCTTCTGAACTCCCTGCCCAGAGTTGCTCATTTTCAGATGGTGAAATCAG GATTCAGGAGAACTCGGCTAGTAACCTACATGGAGCCACTGATAATACTGCGGAAGAAAATTGGATA CAAGCAGAGGATGTCCAACTGTCAAAATCTCAGG ATTTAAAGTCATCACTTGAGTCCAAGAACAAAAGTTCTAAGGAAGAGGGTTTATCTTTTAATGGGCCCTCCTGTGCTCCTTCTACTCATATTTTATTGAAGACTCCTGAAGAAACTGTGTCGGTTGGGGGAACAAAGTCTGTAATTTCACGTGGAAGACAAGGTAGTTCTACATCAACCTCTGGTCCGGGTCTATCACCAAGTTCTTCGGTTGGTTCCCTGTCTTCGGAAAAGTCAACTCTGAATCCCTATGCCAAG gAGTTCAAACTGAACCCCAATGCAAAGAGTTTTATGCCATCCCAAGCACATGCTAGGCCCCGCTCCCCGGTGTCTGATGGTTCCTTTTATTACCCAGCTACTGTATCTACCGTACCAAATATGCCAGCCATGCCTATGGGTATTGGA GTTGGAACTACTTTTGCTGGGCCACAACCTGTTATGTATAATCCACAAGTGGCACAAATGCCATCACAGCCATATTTTCATCCAAACGGACCACAG TATGGACAACTTCTGGGTCATCCTAGGCAAGTTTTATATGTGCCAAGCTTCCAACCTGTAAGGACTCGCATGTTTTGCTCataa